The Brachyhypopomus gauderio isolate BG-103 chromosome 2, BGAUD_0.2, whole genome shotgun sequence genome contains a region encoding:
- the cox6a2 gene encoding cytochrome c oxidase subunit 6A2, mitochondrial — MAASASARVTQRVLAAAAAHGTDATKTWKILSFVVALPGVAVCMVNAYLKQRTHPHVPAEFVPYPHLRIRTKPWPWGDGNHSLFHNPHTNPLPTGYESSHH, encoded by the exons ATGGCAGCGTCTGCCTCAGCACGGGTGACACAGCGGGTCCTCGCGGCCGCAGCAGCACACGGAACCGATGCAA CGAAGACCTGGAAGATACTGTCATTCGTGGTGGCATTGCCCGGCGTGGCTGTGTGCATGGTCAACGCTTACCTGAAGCAGAGAACCCATCCTCATGTGCCTGCCGAGTTCGTTCCCTACCCACACCTGCGCATTCGCACCAAG CCCTGGCCCTGGGGTGACGGAAACCACTCTCTGTTCCACAACCCTCACACCAACCCTCTTCCCACTGGTTACGAGAGCTCTCACCACTGA
- the armc5 gene encoding armadillo repeat-containing protein 5: MATQAVEGKKHPKDTGSPRGVSPGPLEPSLSWCLAQLSTPNPSPDSPGSGHTGADVTAIGARDADKSLRAAQWKALVAIRTQHIKGGSSRIVRFQSQGGLRPLLDILHRPESSRKILDLALSILANCCTEKRARAEVRKLDGVPIVVQVLKRHVSVETVENRAARTLGNLAVDPEGSSQVHSAGGVPPLLLCLSLSCSSSPSSPSALAPAAVPSSARLERAQSAARALLYLSDTPSNRLALLSQGALPALAPFLTPEYPAGLRRVALRAFHELTRGCAAECAREVSASGALAQLGLLASEEGDRPLEELALKTLANLCSQGCLRPLVGSLGVIQKFAEEVKKDPLRSGVYFKALCLCCKEAVNRAKVKEGGGLEVLIGFLAAHHNHPLTRLAILACVDFVYDEAALEQLQELGLVPLLVAHLVELAKGEELSAGKMDASLSCGSQCNELMASCFDSFDFPPPEGSRREEAGREHGLGSSSFLSLRSWLVSEGLISSEGELMESPCVSDGDGSSPQPFYSPSSSSSSPCLTPVSEVPSPAPVLVKPLSSPSGRTKPGRLSSSVPPPASLNPLLRTPPISPPLLPLSSPSTPQSKPPPPSLSPLKVPSPPRKRLRTSSSSSSSSSSSSSSSAPCRTSLMALDAPPSVTKAPVYQHPYHPEPWTPESPILLLLSRFSHAADPSGALVSAGVFSGLLYYLTHHPDPSGRCFRMLARLSCNPNCLQALVRSGAVALLRHRLCPGDKQTSRTSRAKDGQTDRTKAKVHQLGQGLLSNVRVQSETAFGSGVLTHIILSGSETDKLYCVLSLPLITSNRVLLKRLLLDSGGLVFALEPLACLETGDDEKEHSDKCSTFLSAWLCPPQQASASRLHSLYISLLIGCLSSLMACSKAGLDRSKCVQDTTAETALGPVKSPLHLEEESNPCPQFVQDPQTSKPCPYQASSHNLRFLLDDGTLLLANRVAVAGEEGVEEVGSEYFRALLRGGFGEARRSLDEAVPIRDVSRGMLLPVLHYLHGCRMASTGYGCPLLSSLASSGLAGQTAFQKSPLAEVMKGASRFLVPDLQQAAEDLCVSLLSRVSPVRPSTSDDRTRSGSRPEAGPAFRGPVQPGTGTQIQVSNGRTGQNAEAQCSNPPCKRSGSQRPEHTHNAASSPSLSTGEVVEGGGLQALLPQVYWFSQHYAYPRLGRTCLSILLRPQEARYSPLPLSVSTDCLLRLASGVGSTEGLRMELLDLVSTALS; encoded by the exons atggcaacacagGCAGTGGAAGGAAAAAAGCACCCCAAAGATACGGGCAGCCCCAGAGGTGTCTCTCCTGGCCCTCTGGAACCGTCGCTGTCTTGGTGCCTGGCCCAGCTGAGCACACCAAACCCCTCACCTGACAGCCCCGGCAGTGGGCACACCGGGGCCGACGTTACGGCCATCGGTGCAAGAGACGCAGATAAGAGTCTGAGGGCTGCGCAGTGGAAAGCTTTGGTCGCCATCCGTACTCAGCACATTAAAGGGGGCAGCAGCCGGATCGTGCGGTTCCAAAGCCAGGGGGGGctgcgccccctgctggacatCCTGCACAGGCCCGAAAGCTCCAGGAAGATCCTGGACCTGGCGCTCAGCATCCTGGCCAACTGCTGCACGGAGAAGCGCGCACGGGCTGAG GTGAGGAAGTTGGATGGTGTTCCTATTGTGG TGCAGGTTCTAAAGAGACATGTGTCCGTGGAGACGGTGGAGAACCGGGCTGCTCGGACCTTGGGGAATCTCGCTGTGGACCCTGAGGGTTCCTCCCAAGTCCACTCTGCAG GCGGGGTTCCACCGTTGCTCCTTTGCCTGTCCCTCTCGTGTTCTTCCTCACCATCCTCTCCCTCAGCCCTAGCGCCAGCCGCGGTGCCCTCTTCTGCCCGGCTGGAGCGTGCGCAGTCTGCCGCTCGCGCCCTGCTCTACCTGTCTGACACGCCCTCCAACCGCCTGGCGCTGCTCTCGCAGGGAGCCCTGCCGGCCCTAGCCCCCTTCCTCACACCAGAGTACCCGGCAGGCCTGAGACGGGTGGCTCTACGTGCCTTCCACGAGCTGACCAGGGGCTGCGCTGCTGAGTGTGCCAGAGAGGTTTCTGCATCCGGTGCACTGGCTCAACTCGGGCTCCTGGCTTCTGAAGAGGGGGATAGGCCTCTTGAGGAGCTTGCATTAAAGACTCTGGCAAACTTGTGCTCTCAAGGTTgcttgcgccccctggtgggcTCACTCGGCGTCATCCAGAAGTTTGCAGAGGAAGTTAAAAAAGATCCCTTGAGGTCAGGTGTCTATTTCAAGGCTTTGTGTCTGTGCTGCAAAGAGGCTGTGAACCGGGCCAAAGTAAAGGAGGGCGGCGGACTAGAAGTGCTGATTGGTTTCTTAGCTGCCCATCACAACCACCCTCTCACTCGATTGGCTATTTTGGCTTGTGTGGACTTTGTGTATGACGAGGCTGCCCTGGAGCAGCTGCAGGAGCTGGGTCTGGTGCCCCTCCTGGTCGCGCACCTGGTGGAACTCGCCAAAGGGGAGGAGCTCAGTGCAGGCAAGATGGACGCCAGCCTGTCCTGTGGCTCCCAGTGCAACGAGCTAATGGCGTCCTGTTTTGACTCATTTGATTTTCCTCCTCCTGAggggagcaggagggaggaggcCGGAAGGGAGCATGGCCTGGGCTCCTCAAGCTTCCTCAGCCTCAG GTCCTGGCTGGTGTCTGAGGGTTTGATCTCCTCAGAAGGGGAGCTGATGGAGTCTCCCTGTGTGTCGGATGGAGATGGGAGCAGCCCTCAGCCCTTctactctccctcctcctcttcctcatcgcCCTGTCTGACCCCCGTCTCTGAAGTGCCCTCGCCCGCCCCGGTGCTGGTGAAGCCGCTGTCGTCGCCCTCGGGCCGCACCAAACCGGGCCGCTTGTCTTCCTCTGTTCCTCCGCCAGCCTCTCTGAACCCCCTGCTGAGAACCCCCCcaatctctccccctctattaCCCCTGTCTAGCCCCTCGACTCCCCAGTCtaaacctcctccaccctctctctctcctctcaaaGTACCCTCCCCTCCCAGGAAGCGGCTCCGTAcgtcatcctcctcctcctcctcttcctcgtcttcATCCTCTTCTTCTGCCCCTTGTCGCACGAGTCTTATGGCCCTGGACGCTCCCCCCTCGGTGACCAAGGCCCCCGTGTACCAGCACCCCTACCACCCCGAGCCGTGGACGCCCGAGTCGCCcatcctgctgcttctgtcccgcTTCTCACACGCGGCAGACCCCAGCGGGGCTCTGGTCAGCGCCGGTGTCTTCTCGGGTCTGCTCTACTACCTCACGCACCACCCAGACCCCAGCGGCCGCTGCTTCCGCATGCTGGCCCGCCTCAGCTGCAACCCCAACTGCTTGCAGGCGCTGGTCCGCTCCGGTGCCGTGGCGCTGCTTCGCCACCGCCTCTGCCCCGGAGACAAGCAGACGAGCAGGACGAGCAGGGCCAAGGACGGGCAGACGGACCGCACCAAGGCCAAAGTTCACCAGCTGG GTCAGGGACTTCTGAGCAATGTGCGTGTTCAGAGTGAGACGGCCTTCGGATCTGGAGTTCTCACCCATATCATTCTATCAGGCTCCGAAACCGACAAGCTGTACTGTGTCCTTTCTCTGCCTTTGATAACCAG TAATCGTGTTCTTTTGAAGAGACTGCTGCTGGACAGTGGAGGTTTGGTCTTTGCTCTGGAACCTCTCGCCTGCTTGGAGACCGGTGATGATGAGAAGGAGCACTCTGATAAGTGCAGTACATTCCTCTCAGCATGGCTCTGTCCACCTCAGCAGGCATCTGCCTCCAGGCTACATTCCCTATACATCTCcctcctgattggctgcctgtCTAGTCTTATGGCGTGTTCCAAGGCTGGGTTGGACAGAAGTAAGTGTGTCCAAGATACCACGGCGGAGACGGCGTTGGGTCCAGTGAAGAGTCCCCTGCATCTGGAGGAAGAATCAAATCCCTGTCCCCAGTTTGTTCAAGATCCACAGACCTCCAAGCCCTGCCCGTACCAAGCCTCGTCCCACAACCTCAGATTCCTATTGGATGATGGAACGTTGCTCTTGGCCAATCGGGTTGCGGTTGCCGGGGAGGAGGGCGTGGAAGAGGTTGGGTCCGAGTACTTCCGTGCTCTGTTGAGGGGTGGGTTTGGTGAGGCACGCAGGTCATTGGACGAGGCTGTGCCAATCAGAGATGTGAGCAGGGGCATGTTACTGCCTGTGCTGCATTACCTTCATGGCTGTCGCATGGCCAGCACAGGCTACGGGTGTCCACTATTGTCCTCTTTGGCGTCGAGTGGTTTGGCAGGGCAGACGGCCTTCCAGAAGAGCCCCTTGGCTGAGGTGATGAAGGGGGCCAGTCGGTTTTTGGTGCCGGACTTACAGCAGGCAGCTGAGGACTTGTGCGTGTCCCTGCTCTCGAGAGTGAGTCCAGTCAGACCCAGCACGTCGGATGACCGCACTAGGAGCGGCAGTAGGCCAGAGGCGGGACCGGCATTCCGAGGGCCCGTCCAACCAGGGACTGGGACACAAATACAGGTGTCAAACGGCAGAACAGGCCAGAACGCTGAGGCGCAGTGTTCCAACCCGCCCTGTAAACGCAGCGGTTCTCAGAGACCCGAGCACACCCACAACGCAGCCTCGTCGCCTTCACTGTCCAcgggggaggtggtggagggcgGTGGCCTGCAGGCCCTCCTGCCTCAGGTGTACTGGTTCTCCCAGCACTACGCCTACCCCAGGCTCGGCCGCACCTGTCTGTCCATTCTGCTGCGGCCGCAGGAGGCACGCTACAGCCCCCTACCCCTCTCCGTCTCCACCGACTGCCTCCTCCGTCTGGCCAGCGGCGTGGGCAGCACGGAGGGCCTGCGGATGGAGCTGCTGGACCTTGTGTCTACAGCTCTGAGCTAG
- the LOC143505456 gene encoding uncharacterized protein LOC143505456 isoform X1, giving the protein MEVIESIVTDSIEVEESSATISTLDCDRPKTEFVWTLQATWHLVRIRLDMDQEFDQPVCKKKKLWETVAERVTAKLRAEGYHDVAVKAFECDLKWRNMLATYRKNAERVKRLGVQSVHWEFFKTMHDVLGRSYEEIEAQRKAKLNSTKVGKAIASKRYTPILPTPSLTATALPPARPPQDVLQLYLELQERKLKMWAQQKALEERKIDAINNLANAISSLAQGNTVQMFKEPTVSEPPSSLPSQH; this is encoded by the exons ATGGAAGTGATCGAGTCTATAGTCACGGACAGTATTGAAGTGGAGGAGTCATCTGCGACGATCTCCACGCTGGATTGTGACAGACCAAAAACAG AGTTTGTATGGACTTTGCAAGCCACGTGGCATTTGGTTCGCATTCGGCTGGACATGGACCAAGAGTTTGACCAGCCGGTATGTAAAAAGAAGAAGCTATGGGAGACCGTGGCCGAGAGAGTGACGGCCAAGCTAAGAGCAGAGGGCTACCACGACGTGGCGGTCAAAGCCTTTGAGTGCGACCTTAAGTGGAGAAACATGTTAGCGACGTACAGGAAAAACGCAGAACGTGTCAAGAGACTAGGAGTCCAGAGCGTGCACTGGGAGTTCTTCAAAACAATGCACGATGTGCTGGGCCGGAGCTACGAGGAAATCGAGGCTCAGCGTAAAGCCAAGTTGAACAGCACCAAAGTGGGCAAAGCCATCGCGAGTAAGCGCTATACGCCCATATTACCCACACCGTCCCTAACAGCCACAGCATTGCCTCCAGCCAGACCCCCACAGGACGTGCTGCAGCTGTACCTGGAGCTTCAGGAGAGGAAGCTGAAGATGTGGGCCCAGCAGAAAGCtctggaggagaggaagatTGATGCCATCAATAACTTGGCCAACGCCATCAGCAGCCTGGCTCAAGGAAACACTGTGCAGATGTTTAAGGAGCCCACTGTATCAGAACCACCAtcttccctcccctctcagcaTTAG
- the LOC143505456 gene encoding uncharacterized protein LOC143505456 isoform X2, producing MDQEFDQPVCKKKKLWETVAERVTAKLRAEGYHDVAVKAFECDLKWRNMLATYRKNAERVKRLGVQSVHWEFFKTMHDVLGRSYEEIEAQRKAKLNSTKVGKAIASKRYTPILPTPSLTATALPPARPPQDVLQLYLELQERKLKMWAQQKALEERKIDAINNLANAISSLAQGNTVQMFKEPTVSEPPSSLPSQH from the coding sequence ATGGACCAAGAGTTTGACCAGCCGGTATGTAAAAAGAAGAAGCTATGGGAGACCGTGGCCGAGAGAGTGACGGCCAAGCTAAGAGCAGAGGGCTACCACGACGTGGCGGTCAAAGCCTTTGAGTGCGACCTTAAGTGGAGAAACATGTTAGCGACGTACAGGAAAAACGCAGAACGTGTCAAGAGACTAGGAGTCCAGAGCGTGCACTGGGAGTTCTTCAAAACAATGCACGATGTGCTGGGCCGGAGCTACGAGGAAATCGAGGCTCAGCGTAAAGCCAAGTTGAACAGCACCAAAGTGGGCAAAGCCATCGCGAGTAAGCGCTATACGCCCATATTACCCACACCGTCCCTAACAGCCACAGCATTGCCTCCAGCCAGACCCCCACAGGACGTGCTGCAGCTGTACCTGGAGCTTCAGGAGAGGAAGCTGAAGATGTGGGCCCAGCAGAAAGCtctggaggagaggaagatTGATGCCATCAATAACTTGGCCAACGCCATCAGCAGCCTGGCTCAAGGAAACACTGTGCAGATGTTTAAGGAGCCCACTGTATCAGAACCACCAtcttccctcccctctcagcaTTAG
- the LOC143505440 gene encoding uncharacterized protein LOC143505440 produces the protein MERFKHSLGAAGRLIMDVMQMDWEPLSHRELDQRLDQAVEEILEADLIASVQGRCGPILTHVSQRDDLVPFTPENGPSVSTHVSDPPSPAFYQAEGSVAEQEEYIGLIEENPTVQYVTALLQNSHSGRAQSRLAGRARLSLSHTVVLSLTLLSKRLSYRTVSSTFRLEKGNIHRIFFSFCDRVNALEQQLIRWPTGPEASVRLLPFSSWLGWDERLQERGLPRVLGVLGHTRIPIRLPISKQDAESDTPDAKRLKKEPHPDSWLNLELVCSSEGRFIHCLITRGSEKDRGRSLSEKLRLHPELMPLGTCLLARVGYPLTAYILTPFSPGRNPQENLYNRSLEVHLARFDQAVADLKERFQKLRYLDMGNFERARSAVLTSCILHNALLDMGSVSKGDVEREARGQEEEEEEEGGEEECGVKLRDTVVNLLYSSLEAGTN, from the exons ATGGAGCGGTTTAAACACTCCCTCGGAGCAGCGGGCCGCTTAATTATGGACGTCATGCAGATGGATTGGGAGCCTCTGTCACACCGGGAACTCGACCAACGTTTGGACCAAGCTGTGGAAGAAATCCTAGAAGCAGACTTGATAGCAAGTGTCCAAGGACGGTGTGGACCTATTTTAACGCACGTGTCTCAGCGAGATGATCTGGTGCCTTTCACTCCGGAGAACGGACCGAGTGTGAGCACGCACGTGTCCGACCCACCTTCTCCAGCCTTCTACCAGGCGGAGGGATCCGTCGCTGAGCAGGAGGAGTACATCGGCCTTATAGAAGAAAACCCCACCGTTCAG TACGTCACAGCGCTCCTACAGAACTCCCACTCGGGCCGCGCACAGAGCCGGCTGGCAGGCAGAGCTCGTCTGTCACTGTCTCACACGGTCGTCCTGTCCCTCACCCTCCTGTCCAAACGCCTCAGCTACCGCACCGTCTCCTCCACCTTCCGCCTGGAGAAAGGCAACATTCACAGGatcttcttctccttctgtgACAGGGTCAATGCGCTGGAACAACAGCTGATCCGATGGCCCACAG GTCCAGAGGCGTCAGTGCGCCTGCTTCCTTTCTCCAGCTGGCTGGGTTGGGATGAGAGGCTGCAGGAACGAGGCCTCCCTCGAGTGCTGGGCGTCTTGGGTCACACCCGCATCCCCATCCGCCTTCCAATCAGCAAACAAGATGCTGAGAGTGACACCCCAGATGCAAAGAGGCTGAAGAAGGAGCCCCATCCAGACTCTTGGCTGAATTTGGAGCTGGTGTGCAGCAGCGAAGGCCGGTTCATCCACTGTCTCATCACCAGAGGCTCAGAGAAGGATAGGGGGAGGAGCCTGAGTGAGAAGCTCCGCCTTCATCCTGAGCTCATGCCTTTAGGGACCTGCCTGCTGGCCAGAGTTGGGTACCCGCTCACCGCATACATTCTCACACCGTTCTCTCCGGGACGAAACCCGCAGGAAAACCTCTACAACAGATCGCTGGAGGTTCACCTGGCCCGCTTCGACCAGGCTGTGGCAGACCTGAAAGAACGATTCCAGAAGCTGAGATACCTGGACATGGGGAACTTTGAGAGAGCGAGATCTGCGGTGTTGACATCCTGCATACTGCACAATGCACTTCTGGATATGGGGTCTGTGAGCAAGGGTGACGTGGAGAGGGAGGCAAggggacaggaggaggaggaggaggaggaaggaggggaggaagagtgtggtgTGAAGCTGAGGGACACAGTGGTAAATCTTTTGTACAGTTCCCTGGAAGCAGGGACTAATTAA
- the elob gene encoding elongin-B isoform X2 yields the protein MIRRHKTTIFTDAKESTTVYELKRIVEGILKRPPEEQRLYKDDMLLEDSKTLGDCGFTNQTARPQAPATVGLAFRISDDAFEPLRVEPFSSPPELPDVMKPQDSGSTASEQAVQ from the exons ATGATCCGGCGTCACAAGACGACCATCTTCACAGATGCAAAGGAGTCTACCACGGTGTATGAGCTGAAGCGGATTGTGGAGGGGATTCTGAAGCGGCCCCCGGAGGAACAGAGACTCTACAAG GATGACATGTTGCTAGAAGACAGCAAAACCCTTGGAGATTGTGGATTCACAAACCAGACAGCAAGACCTCAGGCTCCAGCCACAGTAGGCCTGGCCTTTCGCATTAGTG ATGATGCGTTTGAGCCGCTGCGAGTGGAACCATTCTCAAGTCCTCCTGAGCTCCCGGACGTCATGAAGCCCCAGGACTCCGGCAGCACTGCCAGCGAACAGGCTGTGCAGTGA
- the elob gene encoding elongin-B isoform X1 has translation MDVFLMIRRHKTTIFTDAKESTTVYELKRIVEGILKRPPEEQRLYKDDMLLEDSKTLGDCGFTNQTARPQAPATVGLAFRISDDAFEPLRVEPFSSPPELPDVMKPQDSGSTASEQAVQ, from the exons ATG GACGTGTTTTTGATGATCCGGCGTCACAAGACGACCATCTTCACAGATGCAAAGGAGTCTACCACGGTGTATGAGCTGAAGCGGATTGTGGAGGGGATTCTGAAGCGGCCCCCGGAGGAACAGAGACTCTACAAG GATGACATGTTGCTAGAAGACAGCAAAACCCTTGGAGATTGTGGATTCACAAACCAGACAGCAAGACCTCAGGCTCCAGCCACAGTAGGCCTGGCCTTTCGCATTAGTG ATGATGCGTTTGAGCCGCTGCGAGTGGAACCATTCTCAAGTCCTCCTGAGCTCCCGGACGTCATGAAGCCCCAGGACTCCGGCAGCACTGCCAGCGAACAGGCTGTGCAGTGA